One Bombus pascuorum chromosome 4, iyBomPasc1.1, whole genome shotgun sequence DNA segment encodes these proteins:
- the LOC132906066 gene encoding trans-Golgi network integral membrane protein TGN38-like isoform X2, whose amino-acid sequence MENYAVRSFFGFTMFIFFLYCMKVSNVLSASTTPRIIDVIKTKNYLNCNVQPFFYENNITSVCNNLTYSVEEHDLKPTNTLLCFAFLDGLYKICQSNEFPKEYNNTTTFYSYIQSLVPGEKESDKNEFCGNISDINIAYKQLEHHLSYIKSLRFCYQECFDKSGKFTPLCAILAWNKHISDTKQINTNNKSQGDTNEKEDDKDIKPDPQVHHPSPGIDKPSSEALKGIDDNKNKTQIDRHNDLKDVVNMPLVQGKQNNAKLFVKSNESNIDGINTSPTGYKRKESENGKDEGLENIEPPPKSNDKIGIGKEEITNINSINNEDGGNKNDGSEDVTTSTLSENTQEQSFIHEWNSHVQDVNNRPEQPEDMADQDQGITEQRNVMSSYNNIRADEESHFFTYFSVISLISIAAYIGYHNKQKILAIVLEGRRSRNRNRRRPSTANYRKLDCTLEEAVTSQCNANVTHVIY is encoded by the exons ATGGAAAACTACGCAGTTCGTTCATTTTTCGGTTTTACAATgttcatcttttttctttactgTATGAAAGTGTCAAATGTACTAAGTGCATCAACAACCCCACGTATTATAGATGTAATAAAAACTAAGAATTACTTAAATTGTAATGTACAACCgtttttttacgaaaataatattacatcagtttgtaataatttaacatattCTGTGGAGGAGCATGATTTAAAGCCAACAAATACCCTTTTATGTTTTGCATTCCTTGATGgattgtataaaatttgtcaATCTAATGAATTTCCCaaggaatataataatacgactacattttattcatatattcaaAGTTTGGTCCCTGGTGAAAAAGAAAGTGATAAAAATGAGTTTTGTGGCAATATTAGTGACATTAATATTGCATATAAACAATTGGAACATCACTTATCATATATAAAGTCTTTACGTTTCTGCTATCAGGAATGCTTTGATAAATCAGGTAAATTTACTCCACTTTGTGCGATATTAGCATGGAACAAACATATTAGTGAtacaaaacaaataaatacaaataataagtCTCAAGGTGACACGAATGAGAAGGAAGatgataaagatataaaaccaGATCCACAAGTACATCATCCTAGTCCAGGAATAGACAAACCTTCCAGTGAAGCATTAAAAGGAAttgatgataataaaaataaaacacagaTAGATAGACATAATGATCTTAAAGATGTTGTAAATATGCCACTAGTACAAGGCAAACAGAATAATgctaaattatttgtaaaatctaATGAAAGTAACATCGATGGCATCAATACATCTCCAACAGGCTATAAAAGAAAGGAGTcagaaaatggaaaagatgAGGGTCTTGAAAATATAGAACCACCGCCTAAAAGTAATGACAAAATAGGGATAGGGAAAGAAGAGAtaactaatataaattctataaataatgaagATGGAGGAAATAAGAACGATGGCAGTGAGGATGTCACAACAAGTACATTATCAGAAAACACTCAGGAACAAAGTTTTATCCATGAATGGAATTCCCACGTGCAAG atgTAAATAATAGACCTGAACAGCCTGAGGATATGG cAGATCAAGATCAGGGTATAACTGAACAGAGAAATGTGATGTCTAGTTACAATAATATCAGGGCAGATGAAGAGTCCCACTTTTTTACTTACTTCAGTGTAATTTCCTTAATCTCAATAGCTGCATACATTGGTTATCATAATAAACAGAAG ATATTAGCTATTGTATTGGAAGGACGAAGATCACGTAATCGCAATAGACGACGACCGAGTACAGCTAATTATCGTAAACTAGATTGTACTCTTGAAGAAGCAGTTACATCACAGTGTAATGCAAATGTGACccatgttatatattaa
- the LOC132906066 gene encoding trans-Golgi network integral membrane protein TGN38-like isoform X1, whose amino-acid sequence MENYAVRSFFGFTMFIFFLYCMKVSNVLSASTTPRIIDVIKTKNYLNCNVQPFFYENNITSVCNNLTYSVEEHDLKPTNTLLCFAFLDGLYKICQSNEFPKEYNNTTTFYSYIQSLVPGEKESDKNEFCGNISDINIAYKQLEHHLSYIKSLRFCYQECFDKSGKFTPLCAILAWNKHISDTKQINTNNKSQGDTNEKEDDKDIKPDPQVHHPSPGIDKPSSEALKGIDDNKNKTQIDRHNDLKDVVNMPLVQGKQNNAKLFVKSNESNIDGINTSPTGYKRKESENGKDEGLENIEPPPKSNDKIGIGKEEITNINSINNEDGGNKNDGSEDVTTSTLSENTQEQSFIHEWNSHVQGDELSIDVNNRPEQPEDMADQDQGITEQRNVMSSYNNIRADEESHFFTYFSVISLISIAAYIGYHNKQKILAIVLEGRRSRNRNRRRPSTANYRKLDCTLEEAVTSQCNANVTHVIY is encoded by the exons ATGGAAAACTACGCAGTTCGTTCATTTTTCGGTTTTACAATgttcatcttttttctttactgTATGAAAGTGTCAAATGTACTAAGTGCATCAACAACCCCACGTATTATAGATGTAATAAAAACTAAGAATTACTTAAATTGTAATGTACAACCgtttttttacgaaaataatattacatcagtttgtaataatttaacatattCTGTGGAGGAGCATGATTTAAAGCCAACAAATACCCTTTTATGTTTTGCATTCCTTGATGgattgtataaaatttgtcaATCTAATGAATTTCCCaaggaatataataatacgactacattttattcatatattcaaAGTTTGGTCCCTGGTGAAAAAGAAAGTGATAAAAATGAGTTTTGTGGCAATATTAGTGACATTAATATTGCATATAAACAATTGGAACATCACTTATCATATATAAAGTCTTTACGTTTCTGCTATCAGGAATGCTTTGATAAATCAGGTAAATTTACTCCACTTTGTGCGATATTAGCATGGAACAAACATATTAGTGAtacaaaacaaataaatacaaataataagtCTCAAGGTGACACGAATGAGAAGGAAGatgataaagatataaaaccaGATCCACAAGTACATCATCCTAGTCCAGGAATAGACAAACCTTCCAGTGAAGCATTAAAAGGAAttgatgataataaaaataaaacacagaTAGATAGACATAATGATCTTAAAGATGTTGTAAATATGCCACTAGTACAAGGCAAACAGAATAATgctaaattatttgtaaaatctaATGAAAGTAACATCGATGGCATCAATACATCTCCAACAGGCTATAAAAGAAAGGAGTcagaaaatggaaaagatgAGGGTCTTGAAAATATAGAACCACCGCCTAAAAGTAATGACAAAATAGGGATAGGGAAAGAAGAGAtaactaatataaattctataaataatgaagATGGAGGAAATAAGAACGATGGCAGTGAGGATGTCACAACAAGTACATTATCAGAAAACACTCAGGAACAAAGTTTTATCCATGAATGGAATTCCCACGTGCAAGGTGATGAATTATCTATTG atgTAAATAATAGACCTGAACAGCCTGAGGATATGG cAGATCAAGATCAGGGTATAACTGAACAGAGAAATGTGATGTCTAGTTACAATAATATCAGGGCAGATGAAGAGTCCCACTTTTTTACTTACTTCAGTGTAATTTCCTTAATCTCAATAGCTGCATACATTGGTTATCATAATAAACAGAAG ATATTAGCTATTGTATTGGAAGGACGAAGATCACGTAATCGCAATAGACGACGACCGAGTACAGCTAATTATCGTAAACTAGATTGTACTCTTGAAGAAGCAGTTACATCACAGTGTAATGCAAATGTGACccatgttatatattaa